Proteins found in one Deltaproteobacteria bacterium GWA2_45_12 genomic segment:
- a CDS encoding cyclic pyranopterin phosphate synthase MoaA: MIKPLTDSHGRAITYLRLSVTDRCPFRCVYCLPAEGIKLLPKEDYLEPAKMEQFVRAVSEMGVWRLRLTGGEPLIRKDILSLVARFSSIPGIRDLALTTNGAKLSEIAWELKEAGLQRINISLDSLDPARFQELTGSNSFHQVWSGILRSLEAGLKVKINVVALKGISDEEIDGFSALAFRFPLEVRFIEFMPLCGTAWKPEMVVPIETIRGRIAGKYKIEPLLRGTEVAESHELVGGKGRVGFIASMTEPFCSKCSRIRMSATGKIQLCLFSNLQHDFHPSLRNGHSIIQIQEEMHQVILGKPASHPWVNKKTDRRPEENASIRSIGG, encoded by the coding sequence ATGATAAAACCGCTCACAGATTCCCATGGACGTGCGATTACCTATCTCCGCCTCTCGGTTACAGATCGGTGTCCTTTTCGGTGTGTCTATTGTTTACCTGCCGAGGGAATCAAACTTCTTCCAAAAGAGGATTATCTTGAGCCTGCCAAGATGGAACAATTCGTCCGAGCAGTGAGCGAAATGGGAGTTTGGCGTTTAAGGTTAACTGGCGGAGAGCCGCTCATTCGCAAGGACATTCTTTCGCTGGTGGCCCGCTTTTCATCCATCCCTGGCATTCGCGATTTGGCGCTGACAACCAACGGGGCGAAGCTTTCCGAAATCGCGTGGGAATTGAAGGAAGCAGGTTTGCAGCGGATTAACATCAGTCTGGATAGCCTTGATCCTGCTCGGTTTCAAGAGCTGACCGGCTCGAATTCTTTCCATCAAGTGTGGAGTGGTATTCTTCGCTCGCTGGAGGCTGGCCTGAAAGTAAAAATCAATGTCGTGGCTCTGAAGGGAATTTCAGATGAGGAGATCGACGGTTTTTCAGCTCTGGCCTTCCGATTCCCGCTGGAAGTCCGGTTCATCGAATTCATGCCTTTATGCGGAACCGCCTGGAAACCGGAAATGGTGGTGCCCATTGAAACCATCCGCGGCCGAATCGCGGGTAAATATAAGATAGAGCCCCTGTTACGTGGCACCGAGGTCGCTGAAAGTCATGAATTGGTTGGTGGAAAAGGAAGGGTCGGATTTATCGCCTCGATGACCGAACCCTTCTGCTCCAAATGCTCCCGTATCCGGATGAGCGCCACCGGTAAAATTCAGCTCTGTCTTTTTTCGAACCTTCAACATGATTTTCACCCCTCCCTTCGGAATGGACACTCTATCATTCAGATTCAAGAAGAAATGCATCAAGTGATCCTAGGAAAACCGGCAAGCCATCCATGGGTGAACAAAAAAACCGATCGGAGACCAGAAGAGAACGCCAGCATCCGATCCATTGGAGGATAG
- a CDS encoding MFS transporter — MHLKNFKKAGHIPTLLGAFLYFDISFMIWVLIGALGAFIAKDFGLSATAKGLVVAIPILGGSLLRLPLGVLADHIGSKKTALMGMALTVIPLLLAFLTGKTMPQIYIIGLFLGIAGASFAVALPMASRWYPPEHQGLAMGIAGAGNSGTVLAAFFAPRLAEGYGWHAVFGFALIPLFLVMAYFALFTKDSPNHPPAIPFLRYFRPLKETDALLFCFFYMITFGGFVGLASFLPIFFTDQYDVSRVTAGSLTALCVFAGSFCRPLGGYISDRIGGIRTLSFLYTGIAICLFLVSQLPVLPLIVPLLFITMLLLGMGNGAIFQLVPQRFPREIGTITGLVGTFGGFGGFLLPFALGALKDRWASYGIGFLIFGLSCLAAFSILWVVKGTWRKKWNQMEGAVL, encoded by the coding sequence ATGCATTTAAAAAACTTCAAAAAAGCGGGACATATTCCAACACTTCTTGGAGCCTTTCTCTATTTTGACATCAGCTTCATGATCTGGGTTCTCATTGGGGCTCTTGGAGCTTTCATCGCCAAAGATTTTGGCTTGAGTGCAACTGCCAAGGGGCTTGTGGTGGCGATCCCCATTTTGGGAGGGTCTCTCCTGAGGTTGCCGCTGGGAGTTTTGGCTGATCATATCGGATCCAAAAAAACAGCCCTGATGGGGATGGCCCTTACCGTTATTCCGCTTTTGTTGGCCTTCCTCACAGGAAAGACAATGCCTCAGATCTATATCATCGGTCTTTTTCTGGGTATCGCCGGGGCTAGTTTTGCCGTGGCACTTCCGATGGCATCTAGGTGGTATCCGCCGGAACACCAAGGATTGGCAATGGGAATCGCCGGGGCTGGAAACAGCGGCACAGTGCTGGCCGCCTTTTTTGCCCCACGACTGGCTGAAGGTTACGGCTGGCATGCCGTTTTTGGTTTTGCCCTCATCCCTTTATTTTTGGTGATGGCCTATTTTGCCCTTTTTACCAAGGACAGCCCCAACCACCCTCCAGCCATCCCTTTTCTGCGCTACTTCCGTCCCTTAAAAGAAACCGATGCGCTCTTATTCTGTTTTTTTTACATGATCACCTTTGGTGGATTTGTCGGGCTCGCCAGCTTCCTGCCGATTTTTTTCACCGACCAGTATGATGTTTCGCGTGTGACGGCGGGAAGCCTAACGGCCCTCTGCGTTTTTGCCGGAAGCTTTTGCCGTCCGCTCGGAGGCTACATTTCTGATCGCATCGGTGGCATTCGCACGCTCTCTTTCCTGTATACGGGAATTGCCATCTGCCTTTTCCTTGTTTCTCAACTGCCCGTCTTGCCGCTGATCGTGCCCTTGCTGTTTATCACCATGCTTCTTTTGGGAATGGGAAACGGCGCTATTTTTCAGTTGGTGCCTCAACGGTTCCCTCGTGAGATCGGTACCATTACCGGTCTTGTCGGGACCTTTGGCGGATTTGGAGGCTTTCTTCTTCCGTTTGCGCTCGGCGCCTTAAAGGACCGTTGGGCCAGTTACGGCATCGGCTTTCTTATCTTTGGCCTCTCCTGTTTGGCCGCTTTTTCGATTTTATGGGTCGTCAAAGGGACGTGGAGAAAAAAGTGGAATCAAATGGAAGGAGCTGTCCTTTGA
- a CDS encoding (2Fe-2S)-binding protein — translation MDKKIISLGSIEKIPLGQGHCFIVGSEEIAVFRPRTGGLFAIGNKCPHRAGPLAEGVCDAQSVICPYHGRKYELHTGIGSEKGETVKTFEVKEENGEVLLTL, via the coding sequence ATGGATAAAAAAATAATCAGTCTGGGATCAATTGAAAAAATTCCTTTGGGACAAGGGCACTGTTTCATTGTGGGATCAGAAGAGATTGCCGTATTTCGCCCCCGCACGGGAGGGCTGTTTGCCATTGGAAACAAATGCCCCCATCGAGCCGGCCCTTTGGCCGAAGGAGTTTGTGATGCCCAGTCGGTCATCTGCCCTTATCACGGTCGTAAATATGAACTTCACACAGGAATCGGATCGGAAAAAGGAGAAACCGTGAAGACCTTCGAAGTGAAGGAAGAAAATGGAGAAGTCCTATTAACATTATGA
- a CDS encoding molybdopterin oxidoreductase: MISPIKKISRFLGIDTAAEKYRYGLDPQFGYLSQVKIPEKWVKTTCGYCSVGCGMFLGVRNGRAVAVKGDRDHPVNEGALCPKGLSEHQFIHAKGRATRPLLKIREKLRPVSWDNALNTLVDRFVGVQQNYGNQALGVLSTGQFVTEEFYTLGKLIQLGFKTTNYDGNTTLCMATAVSGYKRSFGSDGPPGCYDDLALTDCLFLIGANIADNHPILWQHLKKNKNRTLIVADPRISKTAMLADIYLPLKPRSDLVLLNGIAKILIDAGKIDLPTIQNSTVGFRELYLHLQKYTLSHVSKVTGLDAELIKRVAYAYGDAVAATIAWTMGVNHSTQGTQTVNAINNLALITGNIGRPGASPFSITGQCNAMGTREAGFASSLPGYRKFEEVGDRSELAKIWNIPVETLPTKRGKAYPDIIEAIIQGEIKALWILGTNPFVSYPNQSLLKDAISRLDFLVVQDGFHPTPTTELADLVLPAAMWGEKEGTYTNSERRVSKVNKALDPPGQAKSDFDIFLEVARRRGCYETLFRGWTKPQDAFEEWKRVSKGRLCDYSSMTYPEIEAKGGMQWGGERLYT, translated from the coding sequence ATGATTTCGCCGATTAAAAAAATCTCCCGATTTCTTGGAATTGACACCGCCGCCGAAAAGTACCGGTATGGCCTCGATCCCCAATTCGGTTATCTTTCTCAAGTAAAAATTCCGGAAAAATGGGTCAAGACAACCTGCGGATATTGCTCGGTCGGGTGCGGAATGTTCCTGGGAGTCAGGAACGGCCGAGCCGTTGCTGTTAAGGGAGATAGGGATCATCCCGTCAATGAAGGAGCGCTTTGCCCCAAGGGGCTCTCGGAGCATCAGTTTATCCATGCGAAAGGCCGCGCCACCCGTCCTTTGCTGAAAATCCGGGAAAAACTCCGACCGGTGAGTTGGGATAACGCTCTCAACACTTTGGTGGATCGATTTGTGGGTGTTCAGCAAAATTATGGAAATCAGGCGCTGGGAGTCTTAAGCACGGGACAGTTTGTTACCGAAGAATTTTATACTTTGGGAAAACTGATCCAGCTTGGATTTAAGACAACCAACTACGATGGAAACACGACCCTCTGCATGGCGACTGCCGTCTCGGGGTACAAACGTTCGTTCGGGAGCGATGGGCCTCCGGGTTGTTACGACGATTTGGCCTTGACCGACTGTCTTTTTCTCATCGGAGCCAATATTGCCGACAATCATCCGATCCTTTGGCAGCATTTGAAGAAAAATAAAAATCGGACTCTCATTGTGGCTGATCCGCGTATTTCAAAAACGGCGATGTTGGCTGATATTTATTTGCCACTCAAACCCAGATCTGACCTGGTCCTACTCAATGGAATCGCCAAAATCTTGATCGATGCGGGAAAAATTGATCTTCCCACCATCCAGAACTCCACCGTTGGTTTTAGGGAACTTTATCTTCACCTTCAAAAATACACTCTCTCCCATGTTTCAAAAGTAACGGGCCTCGATGCCGAATTGATCAAACGCGTTGCTTACGCCTATGGCGATGCAGTCGCTGCAACCATTGCTTGGACAATGGGAGTCAATCACTCCACTCAAGGGACCCAAACGGTCAACGCCATCAATAATCTGGCGCTTATCACCGGAAATATTGGCCGTCCCGGCGCTTCCCCTTTTTCGATCACCGGCCAATGTAACGCGATGGGAACGCGCGAGGCGGGCTTTGCCTCGAGCCTTCCCGGTTATCGAAAATTTGAAGAGGTGGGCGATCGCAGCGAGTTAGCCAAAATCTGGAATATCCCGGTCGAAACTCTCCCAACCAAAAGAGGGAAGGCTTATCCCGATATCATTGAAGCCATCATTCAAGGGGAAATCAAGGCGTTGTGGATTTTAGGGACCAATCCCTTTGTTTCCTATCCCAATCAGAGTCTTTTAAAAGATGCCATCTCGCGACTCGATTTTTTGGTCGTGCAGGATGGTTTTCACCCAACTCCCACAACCGAGCTGGCTGATCTGGTTTTGCCGGCAGCGATGTGGGGAGAAAAAGAGGGAACCTACACCAACTCGGAACGCCGTGTGTCCAAAGTGAATAAGGCACTCGATCCTCCAGGACAAGCCAAATCCGATTTCGATATTTTTTTGGAAGTTGCCAGAAGACGCGGCTGCTACGAGACTCTCTTCCGTGGATGGACAAAACCGCAGGACGCTTTCGAAGAGTGGAAGCGGGTTTCCAAAGGGAGGCTTTGCGATTATTCATCCATGACCTACCCAGAAATTGAAGCCAAGGGAGGGATGCAATGGGGAGGCGAGAGGCTTTATACC